The proteins below are encoded in one region of Antennarius striatus isolate MH-2024 chromosome 7, ASM4005453v1, whole genome shotgun sequence:
- the usp13 gene encoding ubiquitin carboxyl-terminal hydrolase 13 isoform X2, which produces MAADLGELLVPYMPTIRVPRTGDRVFKSECAFSFDSPESEGGLYVCLNTFLGFGREHVERHYRKTGQSVYMHLKRHVKEKATGAAGGAIPRRRNGKVFLDLELNRDFNGEDYEYEDEAKLVIFPDHFEIPLPNIEELPALVTIACDAVLNAPSAYKKQEPESWEEEIQVSKHARSLRQLENGVRIPPSGWKCQKCEMRENLWLNLTDGAVLCGKWFFDGSGGNGHALEHYRATNYPLAAKLDTITPDGADVYSFEEEEAVLDPHISEHLSHFGIDMLQMQKRTENGHHTDNNSRPRVSEWEVIQESGMKLKAVFGSGYTGIKNLGNSCYLSTVMQVLFSIPDFQRMYVGNLQRIFDYSPLDPSQDFATQMAKLGHGLLSGQYAKPPMKSELIEQVMKEEYKHQQKGISPRMLKALVSRGHPEFSSNRQQDAHEFFLHMINQVDRNSAGSENPSDVFRFLVEERTQCCQTRRVRYTQRVDYCIQLPAPMEAATNREELLAYEVKRKDAEENMRAPPEPVRAHIPFTACLQAFTEPENVPDFWSSALQAKSAGIKTSRFASFPEYLVLQIKKFTFGVDWVPKKLDLAIDVPDFLDLNRMRATGLQAGEEELPDLMPPIVLPEDTRDNSMSSIDSPEIDEVAVMQLAEMGFPLEACRKAVYYTGNMGPEMAFNWIIAHMEEPDFAEPLTLPSMLDPGPSTSESPVGATPLDNSPPEESIAILTSMGFPRTHSIHALKATNNNLERALDWIFTHPEEEERDAVSDMADTEPNNNAFCNTNSHSDSTLSPDRDTAGPRIKDGPGRYELFAFISHMGASTMSGHYVCHIKKEGRWVIYNDHKVCLSERPPKDLGYVYFYHRLSSS; this is translated from the exons ATGGCTGCAGACCTGGGAGAGCTGCTCGTCCCGTACATGCCCACCATCAGGGTGCCCAGAACAGGAGATAGGGTTTTCAAGAGCGAGTGCGCCTTTTCCTTCGACTCGCCC GAGTCAGAAGGAGGACTGTATGTGTGCTTGAACACATTCCTGGGCTTCGGACGAGAACATGTGGAGAGACATTATCGCAAGACAGGACAAAGTGTTTACATGCACCTCAAACGGCATGTCAAAGAG AAAGCCACAGGAGCCGCAGGCGGTGCCATCCCGAGAAGAAGGAATGGTAAAGTGTTTTTGG ACTTAGAGCTCAACCGTGATTTTAATGGCGAGGATTATGAATACGAAGATGAGGCCAAGCTCGTCATTTTTCCAGACCACTTCGAGATACCCTTACCAAATATCGAAGAGTTGCCCGCTTTG GTGACCATCGCCTGTGATGCCGTACTCAATGCACCTTCAGCTTACAAGAAGCAGGAGCCTGAATCCTGGGAGGAAGAGATCCAGGTATCCAAACATGCCAGGAGCCTCAGACAGCTCGAAAATGGGGTCCGGATTCCACCCAG TGGCTGGAAGTGTCAGAAGTGTGAGATGAGAGAAAACCTGTGGCTGAACCTGACGGACGGAGCGGTTCTTTGTGGGAAATGGTTCTTCGATGGAAGCGGAGGAAACGGCCATGCTTTAGAGCACTACAGAGCGACAAATTACCCCCTGGCTGCCAAACTGGACACCATCACCCCAGATGGAGCAG ACGTCTACTCgtttgaggaggaggaagctgtgTTGGACCCCCACATATCTGAGCACTTGTCACACTTTGGAATAGACATGTTACAGATGCAGAAAAGA ACAGAGAATGGTCACCACACAGACAACAACTCCCGACCTCGGGTGAGTGAATGGGAGGTGATCCAGGAGTCTGGCATGAAGCTGAAGGCGGTGTTTGGTTCTGGATACACAGGCATAAAAAATCTGGGCAACAGCTGCTACCTCAGCACAGTGATGCAGGTCCTCTTCAGCATCCCAGACTTCCAAAGGAT GTATGTGGGTAATCTTCAGAGGATATTTGACTATTCACCCCTTGATCCCAGCCAGGACTTTGCTACACAAAT GGCTAAACTGGGACATGGACTGCTCTCAGGCCAGTACGCCAAACCACCCATGAAATCTGAGCTCATTGAACAGGTGATGAAAGAAGAATACAAG CACCAGCAAAAGGGAATCTCCCCACGCATGCTAAAGGCTCTGGTCAGCAGGGGACATCCAGAGTTTTCCTCCAACAGACAACAGGACGCCCACGAGTTTTTCCTGCATATGATTAACCAAGTGGAC AGGAACAGCGCAGGTTCTGAGAATCCAAGTGACGTCTTCCGGTTCCTGGTGGAGGAGCGAACTCAGTGCTGCCAGACACGGCGGGTTCGTTACACCCAGCGGGTTGACTACTGCATCCAGTTGCCCGCCCCCATGGAGGCAGCCACCAATCGAG aggAGCTGCTGGCATATGAAGTGAAGCGGAAGGATGCTGAGGAGAACATGCGGGCTCCACCTGAGCCGGTGCGAGCACATATCCCGTTCACTGCATGTCTGCAGGCTTTTACAGAGCCGGAGAACGTCCCCGACTTCTGGAGTTCAGCGCTGCAGGCAAAGTCAGCTGGAATCAA AACCTCCCGTTTTGCCTCCTTTCCAGAGTATCTGGTGTTGCAGATCAAGAAATTCACTTTTGGGGTTGACTGGGTGCCAAAGAAACTCG ACTTGGCCATAGACGTTCCAGACTTTCTGGATTTGAATCGAATGCGGGCCACGGGGCTGCAGGCAGGGGAAGAAGAGCTGCCTGACCTCATGCCTCCCATCGTGCTCCCTGAAGACACCAGAG aCAACTCAATGAGCTCCATAGATT CTCCGGAAATAGACGAGGTGGCAGTAATGCAGCTGGCAGAGATGGGCTTTCCACTGGAGGCCTGCAGGAAGGCGGTCTACTACACCGGCAACATGGGCCCCGAAATGGCCTTCAACTGGATAATAGCACACATGGAGGAACCGG aCTTTGCAGAACCTCTCACCCTGCCCTCCATGTTGGATCCTGGTCCATCCACCAGCGAAAGCCCCGTGGGGGCCACCCCGCTCGACAACTCTCCCCCTGAGGAGAGTATCGCCATCCTCACTTCGATGGGCTTCCCCCGCACTCACAGCATCCACGCTCTTAAAGCCACG aacAACAACCTAGAGCGAGCACTCGACTGGATCTTCACCCAcccggaggaggaagagagagacgcCGTTTCAGACATGGCTGACACGGAGCCCAACAACAACGCTTTCTgcaacacaaactcacacagtGACTCCACGCTATCCCCAGACAGAGACACCGCGGGCCCACGGATCAAAGACGGACCTGGAC GTTATGAGCTCTTTGCTTTCATCAGCCACATGGGCGCGTCCACGATGTCTGGGCATTATGTTTGTCACATCAAAAAGGAGGGGAG GTGGGTAATCTACAATGACCACAAGGTGTGTTTGTCAGAAAGGCCTCCTAAAGACTTGGGCTACGTCTACTTTTACCATCGACTGTCTAGCAGTTAA
- the usp13 gene encoding ubiquitin carboxyl-terminal hydrolase 13 isoform X1 encodes MAADLGELLVPYMPTIRVPRTGDRVFKSECAFSFDSPESEGGLYVCLNTFLGFGREHVERHYRKTGQSVYMHLKRHVKEKATGAAGGAIPRRRNGKVFLDLELNRDFNGEDYEYEDEAKLVIFPDHFEIPLPNIEELPALVTIACDAVLNAPSAYKKQEPESWEEEIQVSKHARSLRQLENGVRIPPSGWKCQKCEMRENLWLNLTDGAVLCGKWFFDGSGGNGHALEHYRATNYPLAAKLDTITPDGADVYSFEEEEAVLDPHISEHLSHFGIDMLQMQKRTENGHHTDNNSRPRVSEWEVIQESGMKLKAVFGSGYTGIKNLGNSCYLSTVMQVLFSIPDFQRMYVGNLQRIFDYSPLDPSQDFATQMAKLGHGLLSGQYAKPPMKSELIEQVMKEEYKVLNWHQQKGISPRMLKALVSRGHPEFSSNRQQDAHEFFLHMINQVDRNSAGSENPSDVFRFLVEERTQCCQTRRVRYTQRVDYCIQLPAPMEAATNREELLAYEVKRKDAEENMRAPPEPVRAHIPFTACLQAFTEPENVPDFWSSALQAKSAGIKTSRFASFPEYLVLQIKKFTFGVDWVPKKLDLAIDVPDFLDLNRMRATGLQAGEEELPDLMPPIVLPEDTRDNSMSSIDSPEIDEVAVMQLAEMGFPLEACRKAVYYTGNMGPEMAFNWIIAHMEEPDFAEPLTLPSMLDPGPSTSESPVGATPLDNSPPEESIAILTSMGFPRTHSIHALKATNNNLERALDWIFTHPEEEERDAVSDMADTEPNNNAFCNTNSHSDSTLSPDRDTAGPRIKDGPGRYELFAFISHMGASTMSGHYVCHIKKEGRWVIYNDHKVCLSERPPKDLGYVYFYHRLSSS; translated from the exons ATGGCTGCAGACCTGGGAGAGCTGCTCGTCCCGTACATGCCCACCATCAGGGTGCCCAGAACAGGAGATAGGGTTTTCAAGAGCGAGTGCGCCTTTTCCTTCGACTCGCCC GAGTCAGAAGGAGGACTGTATGTGTGCTTGAACACATTCCTGGGCTTCGGACGAGAACATGTGGAGAGACATTATCGCAAGACAGGACAAAGTGTTTACATGCACCTCAAACGGCATGTCAAAGAG AAAGCCACAGGAGCCGCAGGCGGTGCCATCCCGAGAAGAAGGAATGGTAAAGTGTTTTTGG ACTTAGAGCTCAACCGTGATTTTAATGGCGAGGATTATGAATACGAAGATGAGGCCAAGCTCGTCATTTTTCCAGACCACTTCGAGATACCCTTACCAAATATCGAAGAGTTGCCCGCTTTG GTGACCATCGCCTGTGATGCCGTACTCAATGCACCTTCAGCTTACAAGAAGCAGGAGCCTGAATCCTGGGAGGAAGAGATCCAGGTATCCAAACATGCCAGGAGCCTCAGACAGCTCGAAAATGGGGTCCGGATTCCACCCAG TGGCTGGAAGTGTCAGAAGTGTGAGATGAGAGAAAACCTGTGGCTGAACCTGACGGACGGAGCGGTTCTTTGTGGGAAATGGTTCTTCGATGGAAGCGGAGGAAACGGCCATGCTTTAGAGCACTACAGAGCGACAAATTACCCCCTGGCTGCCAAACTGGACACCATCACCCCAGATGGAGCAG ACGTCTACTCgtttgaggaggaggaagctgtgTTGGACCCCCACATATCTGAGCACTTGTCACACTTTGGAATAGACATGTTACAGATGCAGAAAAGA ACAGAGAATGGTCACCACACAGACAACAACTCCCGACCTCGGGTGAGTGAATGGGAGGTGATCCAGGAGTCTGGCATGAAGCTGAAGGCGGTGTTTGGTTCTGGATACACAGGCATAAAAAATCTGGGCAACAGCTGCTACCTCAGCACAGTGATGCAGGTCCTCTTCAGCATCCCAGACTTCCAAAGGAT GTATGTGGGTAATCTTCAGAGGATATTTGACTATTCACCCCTTGATCCCAGCCAGGACTTTGCTACACAAAT GGCTAAACTGGGACATGGACTGCTCTCAGGCCAGTACGCCAAACCACCCATGAAATCTGAGCTCATTGAACAGGTGATGAAAGAAGAATACAAGGTATTAAACTGG CACCAGCAAAAGGGAATCTCCCCACGCATGCTAAAGGCTCTGGTCAGCAGGGGACATCCAGAGTTTTCCTCCAACAGACAACAGGACGCCCACGAGTTTTTCCTGCATATGATTAACCAAGTGGAC AGGAACAGCGCAGGTTCTGAGAATCCAAGTGACGTCTTCCGGTTCCTGGTGGAGGAGCGAACTCAGTGCTGCCAGACACGGCGGGTTCGTTACACCCAGCGGGTTGACTACTGCATCCAGTTGCCCGCCCCCATGGAGGCAGCCACCAATCGAG aggAGCTGCTGGCATATGAAGTGAAGCGGAAGGATGCTGAGGAGAACATGCGGGCTCCACCTGAGCCGGTGCGAGCACATATCCCGTTCACTGCATGTCTGCAGGCTTTTACAGAGCCGGAGAACGTCCCCGACTTCTGGAGTTCAGCGCTGCAGGCAAAGTCAGCTGGAATCAA AACCTCCCGTTTTGCCTCCTTTCCAGAGTATCTGGTGTTGCAGATCAAGAAATTCACTTTTGGGGTTGACTGGGTGCCAAAGAAACTCG ACTTGGCCATAGACGTTCCAGACTTTCTGGATTTGAATCGAATGCGGGCCACGGGGCTGCAGGCAGGGGAAGAAGAGCTGCCTGACCTCATGCCTCCCATCGTGCTCCCTGAAGACACCAGAG aCAACTCAATGAGCTCCATAGATT CTCCGGAAATAGACGAGGTGGCAGTAATGCAGCTGGCAGAGATGGGCTTTCCACTGGAGGCCTGCAGGAAGGCGGTCTACTACACCGGCAACATGGGCCCCGAAATGGCCTTCAACTGGATAATAGCACACATGGAGGAACCGG aCTTTGCAGAACCTCTCACCCTGCCCTCCATGTTGGATCCTGGTCCATCCACCAGCGAAAGCCCCGTGGGGGCCACCCCGCTCGACAACTCTCCCCCTGAGGAGAGTATCGCCATCCTCACTTCGATGGGCTTCCCCCGCACTCACAGCATCCACGCTCTTAAAGCCACG aacAACAACCTAGAGCGAGCACTCGACTGGATCTTCACCCAcccggaggaggaagagagagacgcCGTTTCAGACATGGCTGACACGGAGCCCAACAACAACGCTTTCTgcaacacaaactcacacagtGACTCCACGCTATCCCCAGACAGAGACACCGCGGGCCCACGGATCAAAGACGGACCTGGAC GTTATGAGCTCTTTGCTTTCATCAGCCACATGGGCGCGTCCACGATGTCTGGGCATTATGTTTGTCACATCAAAAAGGAGGGGAG GTGGGTAATCTACAATGACCACAAGGTGTGTTTGTCAGAAAGGCCTCCTAAAGACTTGGGCTACGTCTACTTTTACCATCGACTGTCTAGCAGTTAA